A DNA window from Streptomyces sp. 71268 contains the following coding sequences:
- a CDS encoding DEAD/DEAH box helicase, which produces MISLREHQAEAVSQIRAWAGFPVRASAPAQGLRGTVISATGSGKTITAAWAALECFRGGRILVMVPTLDLLVQTAQAWRRVGHTGPMVAVCSLEKDEVLERLGVRTTTNAIQLALWAGHGPAVVFATYASLVDREDPEDVTGRAKVRGPLEAALAGGERLYGQTMAPFDLAVVDEAHSTAGDLGRPWAAIHDNTRIPADFRLYLTATPRILASPRPQKGADGRELEIATMASDPEGLYGEWIYELELSEAIERGILAGFEIDVLEIHDPSPVQEVSEEAQRGRRLALLQTALLEHAAALNLRTVMTFHQRVEEAMAFAEKMPQTAAELYAAEVSDEALADADALPKSSIDAEFYQLEAGRHVPPDRVWSAWLCGDHLVAERREALRQFAGGIDATGRRVHRAFLASVRVLGEGVDIVGERGVEAVCFADTRGSQVEIVQNIGRALRPNPDGTAKTARIIVPVFLKPSEDPTDMVASASFAPLVAVLQGLRSHSERLVEQLASRALTSGQRKVHIRRDEDGRIVGAGGEAGEDQGQDDAGAAESALLHFSSPRDAATIAAFLRTRVYRPESLVWLEGYQALLRWRKENGITGLYAVPYDTETEAGVTKAFPLGRWVHQQRRTYRAGELDDHRKELLDDAGMVWEPGEEAWETKLAVLRSYRRAHGHLAPRRDAVWGNADSELVPVGEHMANLRRPHGLGKNPARAAVRAAQLTAIDPDWNCPWPLDWQRHHRVLTDLAADEPDSTLPDIQPGVLFEGDDLGRWLHRQSRDWFQLSEEQQRRLAALGVTPAEQPAAASAAKGAGKASAFQRGVQALAQYIAREGRTVVGRTHVEELPDGSMVRLGVFLSNQKARRDRLDAEQRAAFAELGYAWAVEQSGRG; this is translated from the coding sequence GTGATCAGTCTTCGGGAACACCAGGCGGAGGCCGTCTCGCAGATCCGCGCGTGGGCGGGCTTCCCCGTACGCGCGTCTGCGCCCGCCCAAGGGCTGCGTGGCACGGTGATCTCCGCGACCGGCTCCGGAAAGACGATCACGGCCGCGTGGGCTGCGCTGGAGTGCTTCCGTGGCGGGCGGATCCTCGTCATGGTCCCCACCCTCGATCTGCTCGTGCAGACCGCCCAGGCGTGGCGGAGGGTCGGTCACACGGGGCCGATGGTCGCGGTGTGCTCGCTGGAGAAGGACGAGGTCCTGGAGCGGCTGGGCGTGCGGACCACCACGAACGCGATCCAGTTGGCGCTGTGGGCGGGGCACGGGCCGGCGGTGGTGTTCGCGACGTACGCCTCGCTCGTGGACCGCGAGGATCCCGAGGACGTCACGGGCCGGGCGAAGGTACGCGGGCCGCTGGAGGCTGCTCTGGCGGGCGGGGAGCGGCTGTACGGACAGACAATGGCCCCGTTCGACCTCGCTGTCGTCGACGAGGCCCACTCAACCGCCGGTGATCTTGGTCGGCCGTGGGCGGCGATCCACGACAACACCCGCATCCCGGCGGACTTCCGGCTTTACCTGACCGCCACCCCCCGCATCCTCGCCTCGCCCCGGCCGCAGAAGGGCGCTGACGGCCGGGAGCTGGAGATCGCCACCATGGCGTCCGACCCGGAAGGCCTGTATGGCGAGTGGATCTACGAGCTCGAACTGTCCGAGGCGATCGAGCGCGGCATCCTCGCCGGGTTCGAGATCGACGTGCTGGAGATCCACGACCCCTCCCCCGTCCAGGAAGTATCAGAGGAGGCGCAGCGGGGCCGGCGGCTGGCGCTGCTGCAGACTGCGCTCCTGGAGCACGCCGCCGCGCTGAACCTGCGCACGGTCATGACCTTCCACCAGCGGGTGGAGGAGGCGATGGCGTTCGCGGAGAAGATGCCGCAGACAGCCGCCGAGTTGTACGCGGCCGAGGTCTCCGACGAGGCCCTGGCCGACGCGGACGCCCTGCCGAAGTCGTCGATCGACGCGGAGTTCTACCAGCTGGAAGCCGGCCGCCACGTACCCCCGGACCGGGTGTGGTCGGCATGGCTGTGCGGCGACCACCTCGTCGCCGAACGACGCGAAGCCCTACGGCAGTTCGCAGGCGGCATCGACGCCACGGGCCGCCGCGTACACCGGGCCTTCCTCGCCTCCGTTCGGGTGCTCGGCGAAGGCGTCGACATCGTCGGCGAGCGGGGCGTCGAGGCGGTGTGTTTCGCCGACACCCGCGGCTCCCAGGTCGAGATCGTCCAGAACATCGGCCGCGCCCTGCGCCCCAACCCCGACGGCACGGCCAAGACCGCCCGCATCATCGTGCCCGTCTTCCTGAAGCCCAGCGAGGACCCGACCGACATGGTCGCCTCCGCCTCCTTCGCACCCCTCGTAGCCGTCCTCCAAGGCCTGCGCTCCCACTCCGAACGCCTCGTCGAACAGCTCGCCAGCCGGGCGCTGACCAGCGGGCAGCGCAAGGTACACATTCGGCGCGACGAGGACGGGCGGATCGTCGGGGCCGGCGGTGAGGCGGGCGAAGACCAGGGACAGGACGACGCCGGCGCCGCCGAATCCGCGCTGCTGCACTTCTCCTCTCCCCGGGACGCCGCCACGATCGCCGCGTTCCTGCGCACCAGGGTCTACCGGCCCGAATCGCTGGTGTGGCTGGAGGGCTACCAGGCCCTGCTCCGCTGGCGCAAGGAGAACGGAATCACCGGCCTGTACGCCGTCCCGTACGACACCGAGACCGAGGCCGGCGTCACCAAGGCGTTCCCCCTGGGACGCTGGGTCCACCAGCAGCGGCGCACCTACCGCGCCGGCGAACTCGACGACCACCGCAAGGAACTCCTCGACGATGCCGGAATGGTGTGGGAACCCGGCGAGGAAGCCTGGGAGACCAAACTCGCTGTCCTGCGCTCCTACCGGCGGGCGCACGGCCACCTCGCCCCCAGACGCGACGCCGTATGGGGCAACGCCGACAGTGAACTGGTGCCGGTCGGGGAGCATATGGCCAACCTCCGCCGCCCCCATGGCCTCGGCAAGAACCCCGCCCGCGCCGCGGTGCGGGCGGCGCAGTTGACCGCGATCGACCCCGACTGGAACTGCCCCTGGCCACTGGACTGGCAACGCCACCACCGCGTCCTCACCGACCTCGCCGCCGACGAACCCGACAGCACCCTCCCCGACATCCAGCCCGGAGTGCTCTTCGAAGGCGACGACCTTGGACGATGGCTCCACCGACAGTCCCGCGACTGGTTCCAGCTCTCCGAGGAGCAGCAGCGGAGACTGGCGGCGCTGGGCGTCACACCCGCCGAACAGCCCGCAGCGGCCTCGGCGGCCAAGGGGGCCGGGAAGGCGTCAGCCTTCCAGCGCGGAGTGCAGGCCCTCGCCCAGTACATCGCCCGCGAAGGCAGAACCGTCGTTGGACGGACACACGTCGAAGAACTGCCGGACGGTTCGATGGTCAGGCTGGGTGTGTTTCTGAGTAACCAGAAGGCCAGGCGCGACCGTCTGGATGCGGAGCAGCGAGCAGCTTTCGCTGAGCTGGGCTACGCCTGGGCCGTAGAGCAGTCCGGGCGCGGCTGA
- a CDS encoding TnsA-like heteromeric transposase endonuclease subunit, with translation MDVRFLAAGGATESSPWSAAAAEVAFERCPPLRPFPVRKGKRTAPGWWWSATTGGLVHYGSGAMRLHLMLLDRDPRVQGLSSRPLELRWRAPEGMRTHVPQVMLRLTDGQGVLADCTAAGELSGRQRSLAAVVGEVCAAVGWRYWVLGPVDPVYRRNVTWLAGYRHPRYRAGQQLAAALRESFASRTPLWEGVRRTGDPMVVLPALFHALWAGQLSADLGAPMHERMPVWARAA, from the coding sequence GTGGACGTACGGTTCCTGGCTGCGGGCGGGGCGACGGAGAGTTCGCCGTGGTCGGCGGCGGCCGCCGAAGTGGCCTTCGAGCGGTGTCCGCCTCTGAGGCCGTTTCCAGTCCGCAAGGGCAAGCGCACGGCGCCGGGATGGTGGTGGTCGGCGACCACCGGGGGGCTCGTGCACTACGGGTCTGGGGCGATGCGGCTGCATCTGATGCTCCTCGACCGCGATCCACGCGTCCAAGGCCTGTCCAGCCGGCCGCTGGAACTGCGGTGGCGTGCGCCGGAGGGCATGCGGACGCATGTCCCGCAGGTGATGCTCCGGCTCACCGACGGCCAGGGGGTCTTGGCGGACTGCACCGCCGCAGGGGAGCTTTCTGGGCGGCAGCGGTCCCTCGCGGCGGTGGTCGGTGAGGTGTGTGCGGCGGTGGGCTGGCGGTACTGGGTGCTGGGTCCGGTCGATCCGGTCTACCGGCGCAACGTGACCTGGCTGGCCGGATACCGGCATCCGCGGTACCGCGCAGGACAGCAGCTGGCGGCGGCGTTGCGGGAGTCGTTCGCAAGCCGTACGCCGCTGTGGGAGGGCGTGCGCCGGACCGGGGATCCGATGGTGGTCCTTCCCGCGCTGTTCCATGCTCTGTGGGCGGGGCAGCTGTCCGCGGATCTGGGCGCTCCGATGCATGAGCGGATGCCGGTGTGGGCGCGAGCGGCGTGA
- a CDS encoding Mu transposase C-terminal domain-containing protein, which translates to MRFEGRAWTVAALAGGQARLIAENGEMAALLLSLLFADEGFEVVAAPAVCRVPPLGLLESLPEAVRERALAWELHVREVETGHPGGSCAVGPPRAEYDPDVRTLTQREEAKAAELSAAGVPTSAVTVRRMRARYRDGGVWGLVDQRTVRPRSALGRADERVVAALREVLEAGRERSSGTLGRLRVYTERLLAERHGPGAVPLPSTATFNRLMHALADGRGLLGSARQRRWRSARPAPPFVPTTVMAPGELVMMDSTLLDVFVVLDDGVVERPELTIALDVATRSICAAVLRPKGTRSVDAAQLLAQMMVPAPMRPAWPEVLAMQRSVIPYERLLSVDARLEGAAARPVITPRTVVVDQGKVFVSSSFVAACGSLGISLQPAPPGNGPAKGHVERTFSSINTLFAQHVAGYTGSHTGERGRNAQGEAVWTLAQLDDLLQEWIICGWQEREHDGLRHPMMPRRALSPNEMWAALVAVCGYVPVPLGREDYIELMPVKRQKINDYGIRIDYRTYDHRVLNPYRGERSPAADGLWEIHYNPHAPHEVWVRLPQPGRPRGYGWEAVPWIHRTLVSAPFTDFTWQHVRSTVDQRGSRVSHEHDLALALRELLERAAGGHGSRRDKVVAARARAHAAANEDGAVWGILYGQPPPAAGGRSDQDDGFDHGEEAFAEDAEAETEEADAAGERQPLGPAEAGAGTGTGTGDNDGQARPARDSCVTVYDPFEESLRW; encoded by the coding sequence GTGCGGTTCGAGGGGCGAGCCTGGACGGTAGCGGCCCTCGCCGGCGGGCAGGCGCGGCTGATCGCCGAGAACGGCGAGATGGCGGCGCTGCTGCTGTCGCTGTTGTTCGCCGACGAGGGGTTCGAGGTTGTGGCTGCGCCGGCCGTCTGCCGGGTGCCGCCGCTGGGCTTGCTGGAGTCGTTGCCCGAGGCGGTGCGGGAGCGGGCCCTGGCGTGGGAACTGCATGTGCGGGAGGTGGAAACGGGGCACCCGGGCGGATCCTGTGCGGTTGGTCCTCCACGGGCTGAGTACGACCCGGATGTGCGGACGCTGACGCAGCGGGAGGAGGCGAAGGCGGCGGAGCTGTCGGCGGCGGGGGTGCCGACCAGCGCGGTGACGGTGCGGCGGATGCGGGCCCGCTACCGCGACGGCGGGGTGTGGGGACTGGTGGATCAGCGGACCGTGCGGCCCCGGTCGGCGCTGGGGCGTGCGGACGAGCGGGTCGTGGCCGCCCTGCGGGAGGTGCTGGAGGCGGGGCGGGAACGCTCCAGCGGGACGCTGGGGCGGCTTCGTGTGTATACCGAGCGGCTGCTGGCCGAGCGGCACGGCCCCGGGGCGGTGCCGCTGCCGTCGACGGCGACGTTCAACCGGCTGATGCACGCCCTGGCCGACGGGCGCGGGCTGCTGGGCAGTGCGCGCCAGCGCCGCTGGCGCTCGGCGCGGCCGGCTCCCCCGTTCGTGCCGACGACGGTGATGGCGCCCGGTGAGCTCGTGATGATGGACAGCACCCTGCTGGATGTCTTCGTGGTGCTCGACGACGGGGTGGTGGAGCGGCCCGAGCTGACCATCGCGCTGGATGTGGCGACCCGCAGCATCTGCGCGGCCGTGCTGCGGCCGAAGGGGACCCGCAGTGTGGACGCGGCGCAGTTGCTGGCGCAGATGATGGTGCCCGCGCCGATGCGGCCCGCGTGGCCCGAGGTACTGGCGATGCAACGCTCGGTGATCCCCTACGAGCGGCTGCTGAGCGTGGACGCCCGTCTGGAAGGGGCCGCGGCGCGGCCGGTCATCACCCCGCGGACCGTCGTGGTCGACCAGGGCAAGGTGTTCGTCTCGTCCTCGTTCGTCGCCGCCTGCGGGTCGCTGGGCATTTCCCTGCAGCCGGCGCCGCCGGGCAACGGGCCGGCCAAAGGGCATGTGGAGCGCACGTTCTCCTCGATCAACACGCTGTTCGCCCAGCACGTGGCCGGCTATACCGGTTCCCACACCGGCGAGCGCGGCCGGAACGCGCAAGGCGAGGCGGTATGGACGCTCGCCCAGCTGGACGACCTGCTGCAGGAGTGGATCATCTGCGGGTGGCAGGAGCGCGAGCACGACGGCCTGCGGCACCCGATGATGCCCCGCCGCGCTCTGTCGCCGAACGAGATGTGGGCGGCGCTGGTCGCCGTCTGCGGGTACGTGCCGGTGCCGCTGGGGCGCGAGGACTACATCGAGCTGATGCCCGTCAAACGACAGAAGATCAACGACTACGGCATCCGCATCGACTACCGCACCTACGACCACCGGGTCCTCAACCCCTACCGCGGCGAACGCTCGCCGGCGGCGGACGGCCTGTGGGAGATCCACTACAACCCGCACGCTCCCCACGAGGTATGGGTGCGCCTGCCCCAACCCGGCCGACCGCGGGGGTACGGGTGGGAGGCGGTGCCGTGGATCCACCGCACCCTGGTCAGCGCCCCGTTCACCGACTTCACCTGGCAGCACGTCAGGAGCACCGTCGACCAGCGCGGCAGCCGCGTGAGCCACGAACACGACCTGGCCCTCGCCCTGCGCGAGCTCCTGGAACGCGCCGCCGGCGGACACGGCAGCCGCCGGGACAAGGTCGTCGCCGCCCGGGCCCGCGCCCACGCCGCCGCGAACGAGGACGGTGCGGTGTGGGGGATCCTGTACGGCCAGCCACCGCCGGCCGCAGGCGGCAGGTCCGACCAGGACGACGGCTTCGACCACGGTGAGGAGGCCTTCGCCGAAGACGCGGAAGCGGAGACGGAGGAAGCCGACGCCGCCGGTGAGCGCCAGCCTCTTGGCCCGGCCGAGGCTGGGGCTGGGACTGGGACTGGGACTGGGGACAACGACGGCCAGGCACGTCCGGCGCGTGATTCCTGCGTCACGGTCTACGACCCCTTTGAGGAGTCGCTGCGGTGGTGA
- a CDS encoding ATP-binding protein, translated as MSAFSNDAAGFAPLAAPTLWQGWDAFVHRAPAPARDAADSAWSQTEREDYHSELAVMRTPAMDSVFTAVRRLLLVNRRQQAGARRGLIISGPATTGKTTTMMALGRSFQLADARQHPGQDSRRPVLFISVPPAATPKMLVSEFARFLGMPVTDRLNQTQITGAVCDLLCELGTQLVLIDDVHLLDTQRRAGAETSDQLKYLGERIPATFVYSAINIETSSLLSGVRGAQIAGRFKIFRHRPLAYATEQDRAVWDDLVRAMEDLLRLRAHRTGTLVKQAAYLHARTAGRIGSLSHLVREAALIALTEGTERITKQLLAEVELDAAAETQARPARPARQKR; from the coding sequence GTGAGCGCCTTCTCCAATGACGCCGCCGGGTTCGCTCCCCTGGCCGCTCCGACCCTCTGGCAGGGCTGGGACGCCTTCGTCCACCGGGCTCCGGCGCCCGCACGCGACGCCGCGGATTCCGCCTGGTCGCAGACGGAGCGGGAGGACTACCACTCCGAACTCGCCGTCATGCGCACCCCGGCCATGGACAGCGTCTTCACCGCCGTGCGGCGGCTGCTGCTGGTCAACCGCCGTCAGCAGGCCGGTGCCCGGCGCGGTCTGATCATCTCCGGTCCGGCCACGACGGGTAAGACCACCACGATGATGGCGCTGGGGCGGTCCTTCCAACTGGCCGACGCCCGCCAGCACCCCGGCCAGGACAGCAGAAGACCGGTGCTGTTCATCAGCGTGCCCCCGGCCGCCACCCCGAAGATGCTCGTCAGCGAGTTCGCCCGGTTCCTCGGCATGCCCGTCACCGACCGCCTCAACCAGACCCAGATCACCGGCGCCGTGTGCGACCTGCTGTGCGAACTGGGCACCCAGCTGGTCCTCATCGACGACGTCCACCTCCTGGACACCCAGCGGCGCGCCGGCGCAGAAACCTCCGACCAGCTCAAGTACCTCGGCGAACGCATCCCAGCCACCTTCGTCTACTCCGCCATCAACATCGAGACCTCCTCGCTGCTCAGCGGAGTACGCGGCGCGCAGATCGCCGGCCGCTTCAAGATCTTCCGCCACCGCCCGCTGGCGTATGCCACCGAGCAGGACCGGGCGGTCTGGGACGACCTCGTGCGGGCCATGGAAGACCTGCTGCGGCTGCGCGCGCACCGGACCGGAACCCTGGTCAAGCAAGCCGCCTACCTCCACGCCCGCACCGCAGGGCGGATCGGCAGCCTCTCCCACCTCGTCCGCGAAGCCGCCCTGATCGCCCTCACCGAGGGCACCGAACGGATCACCAAGCAGCTGCTCGCGGAGGTCGAACTCGACGCAGCCGCCGAAACCCAGGCCCGGCCAGCCCGGCCCGCACGACAAAAGCGGTAG
- a CDS encoding helicase associated domain-containing protein: protein MSGGAAGRIAPLSGELTLSFLTRIAARYHLGIRDVLAAVTDVGGLRNLTGMLYPDSEIHLNAQARARVSVLCHVPQHVLEQALPAWTREDPSGKYGTGPAGRLLRGEEAVAAWGPACPVCTAARTGRDVPARRYLAPEQRVCARHRYWLLYLPATSGLPVPLGRCPEVIEAQRRHVRLLHRSPTAGQAFEVARAVTNSWWEQSWPDEEQQWPARLETTRPADADPGWWKVAARDLVTYPEAVALAQLLACRPLQQHTVAESDGHLPYQLGELPQLLTAIADRLGRPWLAHHLTKVIHGPLFTWAHSLVRTRAAPAPAAQRTLWKVHSSHRPRPLSDLLPQRTAADQQPAPHVIKRLRGHSLQAEQAFQTGLAQAHAYHQRHGHLAVPKEDIPNSYPLGQWIANLRTSHTRMPTHQAAALNGIYPWWNAPWSTLWQRTWHQTRDHAEAHGPLEPASGFPTTSYSLGEWLYLQCTRYPTLHPEQQRLLAEIGITAVAAAAARPRRRSYAERFQAGLAHARAFADVHGNLAVVSHTAVHDGYPLGQWLANQRNHRRSHRRPMPADRARALEDIDPWWNPPWHLTWQRHYYHSRDAAAGRLLQAENGFNGLAGSGAADWLWRQCATYDELHPEQRQLLADIGITTDVARTAREHARTAPKAPAAATAPETKDKTSQARRAAVPAAPTGPRRARRAAEPKRPREPRSRLGHRPDLRPGFETALAHARAWHAEYGHLAAPRDTRHDGYALGMWLFSQRNRAKQRARAGLPPSPHLAELAAIDPWWNPPWDLHWQRNYYRALNHIKAGEPFDPAARIPAPSTVLGSWITRACLQYDQLHPDQQHLLNTIGITAHTARQWPPSPRPRPHAEALTHARTWAGEHGHLCPPIKTVHDGFPLGEWLNRQRELAKKRGSPSPTQQTLTTIDPWWNPPWPILWQRAYHHAHTHPRHPTARHWLHNQQRGWLLLHPDQQHLLVSIGIALLIR, encoded by the coding sequence ATGAGTGGCGGCGCGGCAGGACGCATCGCTCCGCTGAGCGGGGAGCTGACGCTGTCGTTCCTGACCAGGATCGCCGCCCGCTACCACCTCGGCATCCGTGACGTGCTGGCCGCCGTCACCGATGTCGGCGGCCTGCGCAACCTCACCGGGATGCTGTACCCGGACAGCGAGATCCACCTCAACGCCCAGGCCCGCGCCCGCGTTTCCGTCCTCTGCCACGTCCCACAGCACGTGCTCGAGCAGGCACTGCCCGCATGGACGAGGGAAGATCCGAGCGGAAAATACGGCACCGGCCCGGCCGGGCGGCTGCTGCGCGGCGAGGAGGCCGTCGCCGCCTGGGGGCCAGCCTGCCCCGTCTGCACCGCCGCCCGCACCGGACGCGACGTGCCCGCCCGCCGGTACCTGGCACCCGAGCAGCGGGTCTGCGCACGCCACCGGTACTGGCTCCTCTACCTGCCCGCGACCAGCGGGCTGCCTGTACCCCTGGGCCGCTGCCCGGAGGTGATCGAGGCCCAGCGGCGACACGTCCGGCTGCTGCACCGCTCCCCCACCGCAGGGCAGGCTTTCGAGGTCGCCCGTGCCGTCACCAACTCCTGGTGGGAACAGTCCTGGCCGGACGAGGAACAGCAGTGGCCGGCCCGCCTTGAGACGACGCGTCCCGCCGACGCCGACCCCGGCTGGTGGAAGGTGGCCGCCCGCGACCTGGTCACCTACCCCGAGGCTGTTGCCCTCGCGCAGCTGCTGGCCTGCCGTCCCCTGCAGCAGCACACCGTTGCCGAATCGGACGGCCATCTCCCCTACCAGCTGGGCGAACTGCCCCAGTTGTTGACTGCCATCGCCGACCGGCTCGGCCGGCCATGGCTCGCCCATCACCTCACCAAAGTCATCCACGGACCACTGTTCACCTGGGCCCACTCCCTGGTACGCACCCGCGCCGCCCCGGCACCCGCGGCGCAGCGAACGCTGTGGAAGGTGCACTCATCGCACCGGCCCCGCCCCCTCAGCGATCTCCTTCCACAGAGAACGGCCGCTGACCAGCAGCCCGCGCCACACGTGATCAAGCGGCTGCGCGGCCACAGCCTCCAAGCCGAGCAAGCGTTCCAAACAGGCCTGGCCCAGGCCCACGCCTACCACCAGCGGCACGGCCACCTGGCCGTGCCGAAGGAAGACATCCCCAACAGCTACCCACTGGGCCAGTGGATCGCCAACCTGCGTACGAGCCACACCAGGATGCCCACACACCAAGCCGCCGCCCTGAACGGCATCTACCCCTGGTGGAACGCGCCTTGGAGCACGCTGTGGCAGCGCACCTGGCACCAGACCCGCGATCACGCCGAAGCCCACGGCCCGCTCGAACCCGCCAGCGGCTTTCCCACCACCAGCTACAGCCTCGGCGAATGGCTGTACCTGCAGTGCACCCGCTACCCCACTCTCCACCCCGAACAGCAACGCCTCCTGGCCGAGATCGGCATCACCGCCGTTGCGGCGGCCGCCGCCCGCCCCAGACGACGCAGCTACGCAGAACGCTTCCAGGCAGGACTGGCGCATGCCCGCGCATTCGCAGACGTCCACGGCAACCTCGCCGTCGTCTCCCACACGGCCGTGCACGACGGCTACCCACTGGGTCAGTGGCTGGCCAACCAGCGCAATCACCGGCGCTCCCACCGCCGGCCCATGCCCGCCGACCGGGCTCGGGCCCTCGAGGACATCGATCCCTGGTGGAACCCGCCTTGGCACCTGACGTGGCAGCGTCACTACTACCACTCCCGCGACGCCGCAGCCGGCCGCCTCCTCCAAGCCGAGAACGGCTTCAATGGCCTCGCTGGCTCTGGTGCCGCCGACTGGTTGTGGCGACAGTGCGCCACATACGACGAACTCCACCCCGAGCAGCGGCAACTCCTCGCCGACATCGGCATCACCACCGACGTAGCCCGCACAGCCCGGGAACACGCACGTACGGCCCCGAAAGCACCGGCTGCCGCCACGGCTCCGGAGACAAAAGACAAGACCAGCCAGGCCAGAAGAGCTGCAGTTCCTGCAGCTCCCACGGGTCCGCGTCGCGCACGGCGTGCCGCCGAACCGAAGCGTCCCCGCGAGCCCCGCAGCCGCCTGGGACACCGCCCCGACCTGAGGCCAGGCTTCGAGACAGCACTGGCTCACGCCCGGGCTTGGCACGCTGAGTACGGCCATCTCGCAGCTCCCCGCGACACCCGGCACGACGGCTACGCCCTGGGCATGTGGCTGTTCAGCCAACGCAACCGCGCGAAACAGCGCGCCCGAGCCGGACTGCCGCCCTCACCCCACCTGGCCGAGCTCGCCGCGATCGACCCCTGGTGGAACCCGCCCTGGGACCTGCACTGGCAGCGCAACTACTACCGCGCCCTCAACCACATCAAAGCTGGCGAACCCTTCGACCCTGCCGCCCGCATCCCTGCACCGAGCACCGTCCTGGGCAGCTGGATCACCCGGGCGTGCCTCCAGTACGACCAGCTCCACCCTGACCAGCAGCACCTGCTCAACACGATCGGCATCACCGCTCATACCGCCAGACAGTGGCCGCCCAGCCCCCGCCCCCGGCCCCACGCCGAAGCCCTCACGCACGCCCGTACCTGGGCCGGCGAACACGGCCACCTCTGCCCGCCGATCAAGACCGTCCACGACGGCTTCCCCCTCGGCGAATGGCTCAATCGCCAGCGCGAACTCGCCAAGAAACGCGGCAGTCCCTCCCCCACCCAGCAGACACTGACCACGATCGACCCCTGGTGGAACCCTCCCTGGCCCATCCTGTGGCAACGCGCCTACCACCACGCCCACACCCACCCCCGCCACCCGACAGCCCGCCACTGGCTCCACAACCAGCAACGCGGCTGGCTACTCCTCCACCCCGACCAGCAACACCTCCTGGTCAGCATCGGCATCGCCCTCCTGATTCGCTAA